Proteins encoded by one window of Enterococcus saccharolyticus subsp. saccharolyticus:
- a CDS encoding AI-2E family transporter → MRKIKIDWNYWIIRFLFLMAVILGYKFISNYQIAVNSLQNFLHVLSPFIMGFILAYLLNGAQKRIENLCQKFGTPFIKKRSRGLSVLILYLCAFYLIFIALNYLVPLIINNVIDLLTLLPTFYNYLIDLATNLEDQGVIEFIRLEELLTNLTADYSPDKLLLQWTQALTSLGAFTKGVSSFVINFFLSVIISIYTLLFKDSILTFIAQASRKVMSESVFNSSRHWIQTTNQIFYKFISSQFIDACIVGVSASILLLLMNVKFAITLGLLLGICNMIPYFGSIFASVVTAVITFFTGGLSHAVSVLFALIVLQQIDGNIIGPRIMSGALNLNPIIIIISITIGGAYLGILGMFLAVPIAAILKIIVTNWLDDSMKETSL, encoded by the coding sequence TTGAGAAAAATCAAAATTGATTGGAACTATTGGATTATTCGTTTTCTATTTCTGATGGCGGTTATTTTGGGTTATAAATTCATCTCCAATTATCAAATTGCTGTGAATTCTTTACAGAATTTCCTCCATGTATTGTCGCCATTTATCATGGGATTTATTCTTGCCTATCTCCTAAATGGGGCACAAAAAAGAATCGAAAATTTGTGTCAAAAATTTGGTACCCCCTTTATAAAAAAGAGAAGTCGTGGACTGAGTGTCTTAATTTTATATCTCTGTGCCTTCTATTTGATATTTATTGCCTTAAATTATCTCGTACCACTAATTATCAATAACGTGATTGATTTATTAACACTATTGCCCACGTTCTATAACTATTTAATTGATTTAGCAACTAATTTAGAGGACCAAGGCGTCATTGAATTTATTCGTTTAGAAGAATTACTCACCAATTTAACAGCAGATTATTCTCCTGATAAATTATTATTACAATGGACACAAGCATTAACCTCATTGGGCGCTTTCACCAAAGGCGTGTCTTCATTCGTTATTAACTTCTTCTTATCGGTGATTATCTCCATTTATACCTTGTTGTTTAAAGATTCTATTTTGACTTTCATTGCGCAAGCCTCACGTAAAGTTATGTCTGAATCTGTGTTTAACAGCAGTAGACATTGGATTCAAACCACCAATCAAATTTTTTATAAATTTATTAGCTCGCAATTTATTGATGCGTGCATTGTTGGTGTTTCTGCTTCGATCTTACTCTTATTGATGAATGTAAAATTTGCCATTACCTTAGGATTATTACTAGGTATTTGTAATATGATTCCTTATTTTGGTTCTATTTTTGCCTCGGTTGTCACAGCTGTGATTACGTTCTTTACAGGTGGATTAAGTCATGCGGTTTCTGTCTTATTTGCGTTGATTGTCTTGCAACAAATTGATGGAAATATCATTGGACCACGTATTATGAGTGGCGCGTTAAACTTAAATCCTATTATTATTATTATTTCCATAACTATTGGCGGCGCCTATCTCGGTATTCTTGGTATGTTTTTAGCCGTACCGATTGCGGCTATTTTAAAAATTATTGTGACCAACTGGTTAGACGATTCTATGAAAGAAACAAGTCTGTGA
- a CDS encoding PucR family transcriptional regulator has translation MQLHALLNADETHYIQIANQQADLSREVTTVGMMEAPDIIDFLVEGQLLVTTGFHFYQDIPALTSLIQEMHQRKCAAIGIKDQRYFKQIPQEVLAIADELQFPVLLLPKDVGLSVVVRDLLHRLLESQSNALTRIIEHTNKLSTFILEEGHTSLFLEKIATIINKELFLINSHYVVTYTSKNIHVHAQQIGQTLKTSFTQKLLDLSEPLIGMYENHTVAILPINTDFQSDSLFLGILDYEQGNKEATLLLQQIVNLLGFSTLRTLINEEAQRQIKNDLFASIISKKIDASVLAEQLRLQEIDTLTSHKCAILSIHQPSTMQLISYKMVRKVHDYLKWFLDEEQLDYQLVINGEELVFLIPAPDMTRERLHQLQVFLAEQIPTPYTFVIGYSHSDLPLTQTHILVKEASEALTLLTNHPELTLIEYRPKVISELLQLIPASEQASYIEDNLLALLQLENSVEKTELIETLYQYFYHSRAINKVASSLFLHRNTVIYRLKKIEQILGVSLEDPEVRMRLTVAILLLRNHELSLLDSSN, from the coding sequence ATGCAACTTCACGCCTTATTAAATGCAGATGAAACCCATTATATTCAAATTGCTAACCAACAAGCAGACCTTTCTAGAGAAGTGACGACTGTCGGAATGATGGAAGCCCCTGACATTATCGACTTCTTAGTAGAAGGACAACTATTGGTAACAACAGGTTTTCATTTCTATCAAGATATTCCTGCACTAACGAGTTTAATTCAAGAGATGCACCAGCGAAAATGTGCAGCTATCGGTATTAAAGATCAACGCTACTTCAAGCAAATTCCACAAGAAGTATTAGCGATTGCTGATGAATTACAATTTCCCGTACTATTGCTCCCAAAAGATGTTGGTTTATCTGTTGTTGTGCGTGATTTGTTGCATCGCTTATTAGAATCACAATCAAACGCACTGACACGCATTATCGAACACACCAATAAGTTATCAACTTTTATTTTAGAAGAAGGTCACACGAGTCTGTTCTTAGAAAAAATTGCTACGATTATCAATAAAGAACTTTTTTTGATTAATTCGCATTATGTCGTGACCTATACAAGTAAAAATATCCATGTTCATGCCCAACAAATTGGACAAACGTTAAAAACGTCATTCACACAAAAATTATTAGATTTATCCGAACCCTTAATTGGCATGTATGAAAATCATACTGTGGCTATATTGCCGATTAATACTGATTTTCAATCCGATAGCTTATTTTTGGGTATCTTAGATTATGAGCAAGGGAATAAAGAAGCCACACTCTTATTACAACAAATTGTCAACTTGCTGGGTTTCTCTACTCTACGCACATTAATTAACGAAGAAGCCCAACGACAAATTAAAAATGATTTATTTGCATCAATTATTTCTAAAAAAATTGATGCCTCTGTTTTAGCTGAACAATTGCGTTTACAAGAAATTGATACACTCACTTCTCACAAATGTGCCATCCTTTCGATTCATCAACCGTCTACCATGCAGCTAATTAGTTATAAAATGGTTCGCAAAGTTCATGATTATTTAAAATGGTTTTTAGATGAAGAACAATTAGACTATCAATTAGTAATTAATGGAGAAGAATTGGTTTTTCTCATTCCTGCACCCGATATGACGCGTGAGCGATTGCATCAATTACAAGTATTTTTGGCTGAACAAATTCCGACTCCTTATACTTTTGTAATTGGCTATTCCCACAGTGACTTACCTTTAACGCAAACCCACATCTTGGTGAAAGAAGCTAGCGAAGCATTGACCTTACTGACAAATCATCCTGAATTAACGCTGATTGAATATCGTCCTAAAGTAATTTCTGAATTACTGCAATTAATTCCAGCTAGCGAACAAGCAAGTTATATAGAAGATAATTTACTGGCGTTACTTCAATTAGAAAATTCTGTCGAAAAAACTGAGTTAATTGAAACCTTGTATCAGTATTTCTATCATTCACGAGCGATTAATAAAGTTGCTAGTTCACTCTTTTTACATCGGAACACGGTAATTTATCGTTTGAAAAAAATAGAGCAAATTTTAGGTGTTTCTTTAGAAGATCCCGAAGTCCGTATGCGATTGACTGTTGCTATCTTATTACTCAGAAATCATGAGCTCTCTTTATTAGATTCTTCAAATTAA
- the cas6 gene encoding CRISPR system precrRNA processing endoribonuclease RAMP protein Cas6 — protein sequence MFEYMNSITLQATFVAKESGNLPPYLGSTIRGIFGHTLHRMVDLQTYKKYFSDTKTSAGSVKPFVIYVSTQDKTSWHKGDQCVFDLTYFGINVEGISLIIHAIQQMNYTGWGVQKISFELLKITNPVTQKLVWRENQLWLKNARPQPLICNQVDTSFVYMDFVTPLRLEKSHELIEEPSFTDIIRALARRMSLISQAYTKHQMEWNLETMLAEVEKVQMVDHNWQRDKFRRYSMNQKDNELRMDNIIGSFSFKGEITPFTPLLEAGKRLHIGRDSTHGFGYYTVDYS from the coding sequence ATGTTTGAATATATGAATTCGATTACACTGCAAGCGACGTTTGTTGCAAAAGAAAGTGGGAATTTACCACCTTATCTTGGCTCAACAATCAGAGGGATATTTGGCCATACGTTGCATAGGATGGTTGACTTACAAACGTATAAAAAATATTTTAGTGATACTAAAACATCTGCAGGCTCAGTCAAACCTTTTGTCATCTATGTATCGACACAAGATAAAACAAGTTGGCATAAAGGCGACCAATGTGTGTTTGATCTAACATACTTTGGTATCAATGTTGAAGGCATAAGTTTAATTATTCATGCTATTCAGCAAATGAACTATACGGGATGGGGAGTACAAAAAATTTCTTTTGAGTTACTAAAAATTACCAATCCTGTCACTCAGAAATTGGTTTGGCGTGAAAATCAGTTGTGGCTTAAAAATGCTAGACCACAACCACTTATCTGCAATCAAGTCGACACTTCTTTTGTTTATATGGATTTTGTCACGCCACTACGATTAGAGAAAAGTCATGAATTAATTGAAGAGCCTTCTTTTACGGATATCATTCGGGCACTTGCACGGCGAATGAGTTTGATTTCGCAGGCTTATACAAAGCATCAAATGGAATGGAATCTTGAAACAATGTTAGCAGAAGTAGAAAAAGTGCAAATGGTTGATCATAATTGGCAAAGAGATAAATTTAGACGCTATTCAATGAATCAAAAAGACAATGAACTTCGTATGGATAATATTATCGGTTCCTTCAGTTTTAAAGGAGAAATTACCCCTTTTACCCCATTGTTAGAGGCAGGAAAACGTCTGCATATTGGTCGTGATTCGACCCATGGATTTGGTTATTATACCGTTGATTATAGTTGA
- a CDS encoding MepB family protein, with protein sequence MKSIPILNHVLGPFEIIKHEHWNSDYEAMIIQLKDSTRIRTRIAKSTPKKEGYFTVFWEKNDVNKNIPFSDTNSPELLAIIVCDSNRKGLFLFPKEIAIEKKIVSTNNAKGRMAMRVYPTWCLHLNKTATATQKWQINYFKDLSE encoded by the coding sequence ATGAAATCAATCCCTATCCTAAATCATGTATTGGGACCTTTCGAAATCATAAAGCATGAGCATTGGAATAGTGACTACGAAGCTATGATTATTCAATTAAAAGATTCAACTAGAATAAGAACACGTATCGCCAAAAGCACACCTAAAAAGGAAGGATATTTTACAGTGTTTTGGGAAAAAAACGACGTCAACAAAAATATTCCCTTCTCTGATACAAATTCTCCTGAATTATTAGCAATCATTGTCTGTGATTCAAATAGAAAAGGTCTTTTTTTATTCCCCAAAGAGATTGCAATTGAAAAGAAAATCGTATCTACCAATAATGCTAAAGGAAGAATGGCGATGCGTGTGTATCCGACGTGGTGTTTACATTTAAACAAAACAGCAACGGCCACACAAAAATGGCAAATAAACTATTTTAAAGACTTATCAGAGTAA
- a CDS encoding dicarboxylate/amino acid:cation symporter translates to MKGLSFITKSTTTQMVIALVGGMVFGTVVGEWAGNLKFIGDIFIRLIQMSIVVLVMASVISAIGEMARQKEDNTFGVKMGLNTFKWILFFTVIASTLGFLLATIIQPGKGMMTAENLTVEVPEALGFQETVTNFVSTNIFQSMASADMIPIIVFSVFFGAGLNMLVKKTGNTLVLDGVKEVHTIILNIIQLAMKVAPIGVFCLLANVAGTTGLQIIFPMIKYLGILLIGVVLMMLIMATVVAIRCQVNPMLLPKKFVDMSIVALTTTSSAITFPTALKDCVEKFGVRRDVTNFTMSVGMTMGSAGAAMCYVVMILFMQQSAGIELPLMKLLIGIGLSIMLTLGTITVPGSAAVVATFLATSLGLPLESIALLIGVDWFAGMFRTFLNVNNDVFVSLLVANSADALDKDVYNNKKTVSIGKIEE, encoded by the coding sequence ATGAAGGGATTATCATTTATAACGAAATCGACAACGACGCAAATGGTTATTGCATTAGTTGGCGGCATGGTTTTTGGAACGGTTGTCGGCGAATGGGCAGGCAATTTGAAATTTATTGGAGATATTTTTATTCGTTTGATTCAAATGTCGATTGTTGTTTTAGTGATGGCATCAGTCATTTCTGCGATTGGTGAAATGGCACGACAAAAAGAAGACAACACATTTGGCGTGAAAATGGGGTTGAATACGTTCAAATGGATTCTATTTTTCACAGTAATTGCTTCAACACTGGGGTTCTTGTTAGCCACCATCATTCAACCTGGGAAAGGCATGATGACTGCTGAAAATCTGACTGTTGAAGTTCCTGAAGCATTAGGGTTTCAAGAGACTGTGACAAATTTTGTTTCAACAAATATCTTTCAATCTATGGCATCTGCAGATATGATTCCAATTATTGTCTTTTCAGTTTTCTTTGGTGCAGGATTAAATATGCTCGTTAAAAAAACAGGCAACACATTGGTTTTAGACGGTGTGAAAGAAGTGCATACGATTATTTTAAATATTATTCAGTTAGCGATGAAAGTTGCGCCAATTGGGGTATTTTGTCTATTAGCTAACGTGGCAGGAACGACAGGCTTACAAATTATTTTCCCAATGATTAAATATTTAGGTATTTTGTTGATTGGTGTAGTATTGATGATGTTGATTATGGCAACAGTAGTCGCTATTCGCTGTCAGGTCAATCCAATGTTACTACCGAAAAAATTTGTGGATATGTCGATTGTGGCGTTAACAACAACAAGTTCGGCAATCACATTCCCAACAGCGTTAAAAGATTGTGTTGAAAAATTTGGCGTTCGTCGCGATGTTACGAATTTTACAATGAGTGTCGGAATGACTATGGGAAGTGCTGGAGCGGCGATGTGTTATGTGGTGATGATTTTGTTTATGCAACAAAGCGCAGGCATTGAACTACCACTAATGAAATTATTAATTGGTATTGGTTTGTCAATTATGTTGACGTTAGGAACGATTACCGTGCCAGGTAGTGCCGCCGTTGTTGCAACATTTTTAGCAACTTCTCTGGGATTACCATTAGAATCGATTGCGCTATTGATTGGTGTCGATTGGTTTGCGGGGATGTTCCGGACATTCTTAAATGTAAATAATGATGTATTTGTCTCATTATTAGTTGCGAATAGTGCGGATGCATTAGATAAAGATGTGTATAATAATAAAAAAACCGTATCGATTGGCAAAATAGAAGAATAA